One Scomber scombrus chromosome 23, fScoSco1.1, whole genome shotgun sequence genomic window, gagagagagagagagagagaaagagagagagagagagagagagagagagagagagagagagagagagagagagagagagagagagagagagagagagagagagagagagagagagagagagagagagagagagagagaaagataaatcAATAGGATTGTTCATCAtttaataagataaataagataaaCATTAACACAATCAATAGTACTCTGAAACACAGAccacacatacagtcacataATTTAATATCCACATATAAAATCTACTTGATGGAGAACTCCAATTAGGACTGATTAGATTAAAATACCACATTTCTGTGTATAAGACAATGCAGTGCTGATGAGTtgtaagagaaagagaaggaattACCTTCTGAGCAGCCCAGTCTATCCATCCTCGGGCGTTAGTGTCGATGTTGACCAGAACCAGACCTTCCACCGAATCTGGGTTTGCAAgctgaagagagaaaggaagcaACAGATAATGCGATGAAAAGAACAAATTCATAACTTTTAATGTATacagattatttaaaaacagacatacGAACATGATAAAATCTagtagaaaataacatttttgtaaataaaatacaccAATCCATTATCACACAATATTTtgcattgtctttgttttgcgCTGCtcttattatacttttttagtgtttaaatatattattgtttatgtgaGTCATAGGGGACTCTTGTGACCACTAGAGGATATTGATTAAGGTCATGGATCACTGTTTATATGACATATATAACATAACTGTATTGACAGCTACTTTCATGATTCCTGCccaaaaaactgaaacactCACTGCAAACTTGGAGAGGATGTATGCGCCCGCTCCCACACCCACTCCAATCACAGTCCGGAAGCTGACAGAGACAAACTCTAAGTTAATATCACGCATATAAAGatgcatgcacaaacatacactcaaAATAACACCtttatgtgaatgaaaatgtagttttagTTGTACAAGTGTTTCTTTAAGGtagaaagtgaaagtgaaagttcACCCTGAGGTTGTGGAGCCAAATCAAGAAAAgggcaaaaaatatatatgaaatgtTTGAAGTTCTGTTCATTATTTCTCAGAATGTTTCCTGGACGTATCCTTATTGAATCAgtccaaacaataaaaaactataCTGTTATTATGGTTCAGTGAAGAAAATTAGATTTAGGATAAAGTCTGAGTTAATTTAGCAACTGGTGTAACCGCCATTGTGCAAATTACTCAATATTTGTGTGTAATATGGCTAAGGCAACAAGAAGATAAGAAAACTCTGCAGTGCACTTAGATTTATTGACCTTCTCTGTGCATGTACCAAATGAAATTCTGCTTGAATTTATGTCAAATTGAATGTGGTTAACTCACTTGAAAAACTGCAGGACGGCCGGGATCATCTCTGCAATGGTCTCCATGGAGGGATACTGGTAACTGCAACAGGAAACATGAATGATCTTAATCTAATCAACCACTGtagtataaaaaaaacccagatataCATATTAACATCCAATTGACTGCCAAAATGTAAGTTTCTCTTAGGTGCTTGGGGTGTTTTCTAACTCACCAAACTACTTGTAATAATTGGAAAATTCTCATGATACATGATAACCACTTTTTGCTTATTATCCATCTTAAGCACGTACAGTAGCTGACACTTTTGCCCACAGGGATTTCATAAGAGATCTAAGAAAGAATAAGCTTCAATTTCCAGAATCACCATCAGGAGTTACGGGTCACAGTCATGACGCTGTGACATGAAAGAAAATCCTCCTCAGCCAATGAAATAGTCATGCAAGGGAGAAAAGTGATGGAGATGtgaaaagtgaagaaataaGAGGCgcagagtaaaaagaaaaagtaggaTTTTCTTAAAACCTCTGACATGAGCGTATTAGAGAGCGGAGAGGGGGGAGATGTGAGAGATGGAAATGTTAAGTATTTTTGGCAGAGATTAGGTTTAAGCCTAGTACAGAAGATTGTTTCCATATCTGAggagtttatttaaaaaaagaaaaaaaggttattgtGGGACACAGCGGGGATATGAGCATGCTAACATACAGATATATAGTGGATGTCCTACCCTGTAGGGTAGGCAGCAGCCCCCTCCTCTTGTCCCGGAGCATCAATATGAATCAGGGTGAAATTCTTGACAATCTCCTGCATCTCCTCGAACTTAAACAAAGTGGAGAAGCAGCTCTTACCTGCCAAAGAGACAAGAGaatgtgaaaagtgaaaaaaatgtattgaacgAGTCGAAGATTGTgggaaagagaaataaagataCTCACTTTCCAGACCAACATCGTGGAAGGTGAGGATAGCAGGCCTGCGGGTGGTTCGTGTGCCATGGAGGGTCACATGCAGAACACCATGAGGGGTCTCAATACTGTGCTCCTGGAAAAGGGAAAGAGAACAGccagatatttacattttgggaTTTTAAATCTTTATGCCTGTATCAATTGAAACGAATGCTGGAGTGCCGTCTTTCCCCTTTACCTTCAACATACAAATGCACTTATGTTTAAGCGTGTTTAAATTGAAATAacaaattacaaacacaaatgtttctggcaaaatgtaaaatatacaaaagatATACATTTTAAGATGTATCATCCAGTCCTAATACATAGtgtgtatcaatcaatcaatcaatcaatcaatctttatttgtatagcgccaaatcacaacaaagttatctcaaggcactttacacatagagcaggttctaaaccgtactcttcaagttttcaagtgtacagtatatagtaGATTTAGGACACTTGAATATAAAGAGGCTTTGATAAGAATCAGATCTTCTGTGATGTTTGTACAATTGTCTGGGAGACAAGTATCACATTTTGTAAGAATATAGCTAAGTATGAGCGGCAGGGAAACTGTTACTCATTATGAGCAAGTCAAACGTTATTTGCAAATTAGGTATCTCACTGATGTACTCCATTCCTGATGGGTGCCATTGTTCTGTTATgattttattgtacattttgtatGTCTAAAACCTGAATTTCAAAGGAAACTGAACACCCATCTGAATAGTCTTACCTGTCCTTGGTCCAGGAGTATCCTGGCAGCCAGTTCGGCATCCTATGagaaatgagggaaggaagtatTATTAGAACAAATGAATAGAGTCAAAAtgattagtttctttttttcttcatcagaaGGAGAGGTGAGACTTATGTGAGGTTCTGATTGTGGGTGGATGGCAAAAAGTGGCAGAAGCTGCAGGAGACCATTGTTCACTTCCCATTTCCAACTGTGAAAAAGTAAAATGGTGCTTACTGTTGCATAATGACAAAGGTTGCTAAACTTTAAGGAAGCGGTAACCACGTTTCAACTGAACATTTTGATGCAAAGCATGATCTTttcctaaccaagtggtttttgtgcctacaCCTAGCTAGACTTTGACCGCAGCATTATAACAACAGCAccataaaacaattattttttataaatgattaataatgGTTTTGGAAAGTAGCATATCACACTCCAATGGGTCATCATGGAGTGCAAGTATTCGCAACCTACGTATGTGGtcgtttaatttggaggacacCCATACAGACAGAACAGACAGCATTATACTCCTGACAGAGCAGCACAGAGCCTCTGTAGAGGAACATGTGCCTATGGGATGCTGGGGATCATAAGGAGGAAGTCTGTCGTGGTGTTAATGGGATTGTTCATTTGCAACCTTGGATCGATTTACCCCGCGTCACCACAGGACAAAATAGAGTCCCGGATGCTCAGAATCACCATTCATATCACTCTGAATAAATAGTACTGTAGAGCTaaagttaaaggaatagttcaattGTTTGGCAACTTACTTGCATTCTTGCAGAGTTACATGAGTGGATCGGTACCACTCCCATGTCTGTAGCTCAGATATGGAGCTAGAGCCAGGAGGTGATTAAAATGGCttagcacaaaaacaaacaagggggaaacagctagtaTGGCTCTGTCTGAAGTTCTGAAATATGCCTATAAGCACCTCTAAATCTCGCTAATTAACTCAATGTATCTTCTTTTGTTTAATCTTTAGGACTTTTGGGAACCTTTGAAAAGCATTGCATAAggtttagaaaaaataaaataaaaatggtccagctataaatatttaaaaaattcacCTGCACCTGGCCATGTCTAGatgttaattaaatacattaaaccCTGTGTTTTGGCTCCTATGTAAATCTGtagcagtgttgtttttttttagtggtgCAATTTCCTCTTTTGCCACAGGGTGTCAGCGGTGAGCAGCAAACCACTCTGCAGCGCCGCATCTGCATCAGCAACAGCAACATCAGCTCAGCAAAGCAGATGAGCTGCCTCAGAGCTTTGACGTCAACCCTGGCAGATCTGAGCCAGCGCTGCGGctgtgcataaacacacacacacagtcgtgcACACATGCGCTTGAAACACATGTTGTCACATATAGGCTTTGCTGAGGCTCAAAAAagcccacactcacacacattcatgcacatatGCACAGCAAGGACACAAATGCtaacacactcactctctctacCACtgtctcacatacatacacagacacagacacacacacacacgcacacacacacacttgttttccacacacacttacagataTCAGATCCTGTGCATTACACACTGACAACCATTCAATTATGTACTTGTGTGCTCATGTCTGATTCTCCATGCCAAGatacatgtgtgtgcatatttttgtacatctgtttgtgtgtgtcatcatcTCTGACCTTGGTGGAATCAGCCTGACCCGTGAGTAAAGGCTTGTCCTCTGTGATGGCGATCTCCTGCATTTCTGTTGTCATGGTGTCACGTCCTGTGTGGGCAAAAGAGACGCAAGTATGAAAATCACGTGACTGTTTGTTCTGATCTCTTTATCATAAGCTTATGTTTACGGTCATCCTCACAAAAACACTTGACACTGCGATGAAAGCACAGATGtgctgaatacacacacacacacatacacacacacatacacacacacacacagtgatttaATTCTTTATGGAGCAGTTTTCCTCAGGGACTTTGGGCTTGGGACCTTCTGAAAGTTAATTAGTTATTAGTGCTAGGAGAGATAAGCAGGAAAGGATTATaggatggagaaaggaagaggctcaaaataaagtgtttatatatgtgtgtattcaaATTCATGTAAATAACGAACAGAAATATACCACTAATTAGTCAGGGAAGAAAAAGCAATatgaagaaagacagacaggtgtgaTGACGTAACTATGAAGAAAAGGGAGTAAAAGCCTTTAGATAGATGAatgtgtctaaaaaaaaaaaaaaaagattgagacAAAGATGGAGACTGATGACAGATGAAAACCACCTGAGAGGACTGTGACAAACAAGTAGCCCATAATGAAATGACAGGAAAAAAGTCCATCACAAAATAGGCTTTGTGACAGGCAGCTTGCAGGTGGAGGCTACTTAAAATGAGCAGCACGCTCGGTTAACCTTCCTCAGATAAAGGCAACCTCATACAACCACAGAATGTATTATTGTGAATCCAACAGGCAGCtcggagttaaaaaaaaaaaaaacatcacaaaggTGGATATTCACAGAGCAAGAGGAAAAATAGCATTTTCATGTACTGATTTCTCCACAGGTCTGAGAATTTAAACCTTTAACAGTTTCCAGTGAAAATGTGCCAATGGACAAATGATtatttcatcattgattaaGTTGTAATCAATTAATGGATTCATAGTTTGGTCAATAAATagtcagaaaatgttgaaaacgTTGAtaactgcttgttttgttttgtcctgactgACAGTCCTCAACCTAACAATATTCattttactatcatagaagatgaaagaaaacagaatataaTCAATGGAAGCTGGAACAAGCTAATTTTGCAAATTTTCTTAAGAAATTACTCAGAATGATAAATCAGTTGCATACTAATATGAAATCAATGTCAGATCTGATCTGAAGATAAAACATTCTGTGGAATTTCCCTCATGGCGTTTTTAAAAGAGTCAAAAGACTCAAGCTATCTGCTACAGTTTGGAGAAGCTTTCCTCATTCTATTGTGATAATATGATTTCATAATTACAGCATGGCATGAATTAAAACAGCAAACCCATGGAAGCTGCATGTGGTACAAAGGACAGACTATGAATGAGTAAGAGAATCCATTGTTGAGTCTGTTCATACTTTATGTGAAGAGagttttagattattttttgcTTCCCAATCTCCCCACAAGTCAATGTAAAATTGTGGTCTGCAACAGGTTTCATGTCTggacaaatgcaaaaaaagaaatctacATACAGAAACATCAGTTTTGCATCATTATTAATCTCATTCATCCTTTATCTTGCTATTTTTCAGGCAGCCTGCTGTTactttttatagttttttggCCCTGTTTTGTAAAACTGACATTTGCCTTTGTAtaatttctttgtatttgtgtcaTGTTCTTTATTGCCTGCTTATTGTACAACCCCCTGATGTGCTCAGCTATTACATGACGCTGAGAACTACATTTGTCTGCTGCaccattttaatttagtttttttggtttCCTTAAGGCTACGAGAGAATATCAAGCAATTTGTTATTGTCTTAACCTGCCAGTGTTATTCCTCATCTGACATTTAAACCTGAAAAATGGGACATTTTGACATCTCTTgttgtgtgtgcgcgtgcacaGTTCATGCTCTCATAAACCGATGACTGCATCAGGCGTTACATCAGAGGGGGAACAAGGCAATgtggagcgtgtgtgtgtgtgtgtgtgtgtgttaacgtGCATGCATGCACTCATCAGAAAATGAACTGCTGCCTCAGGGGGCCTGTGTCTCTCTGGGTCTCAAACGGAAATGATTAGTCACCAAAGcaaccccaacacacacacacacacacacacacacacacacacacacacacacacacacacacacacacacacacacacacacacacacacacacacacacacacacacacacacacacacacacacacacacacacacacacacacacacaatattcaTTGCCTCCATTGTCCgccatccatctctctcctgCCCTCCCTCTACATACATCTATTTATTAGTCTTGCACATATTGTATTGTACGATCCGGTGTAGCGCTCCCTCATCTGTCTCCATCATCTTTATctattttttatctcttttagaGTCCATCACATGTATGCCACGCTGCTGATCCCGGATGATAGACTGCAGCACAGAACCGGTGTGTAACAGTTCTGAGTAAGTAGTTGtagctaaaaacaaacaaaaagttaatcATCTAATGGAAGAAATCCTACAGCCAGATTACAGCCAAAATTTAATCAACTGGGACAACAGATATCTGTCCACCAAACTCCATCCAAATCCATTTAAGTGCTGCAACTAACTACTATTTTCAGTTGATCTTCTGAATGGTTCAGAGAGGCACGGAAGTTGGTCATAATCAAATGCTTCATAACCCCACCAGTCATCTTTTCTCTGACACTATACAGTCCGTATAAATATTTGTTGATTATTCTGTCTTGCGCCACATCACTAGTTTCACCCTGTTAATATTCGGTTGAATGCAAACAAGTATTATTTGAAATACTCATGTTCATCAAACATTGTATATCTCAGGCTCTGCTGGAGGACTCTTGAACTCATGGACAGTTGATGTCATGATGTTGTATTCAGTTTTCTTCCAAAGAATCACATAAGCAGTGCCAAAATGGTTAAAACTCTAACATTACTGAATTATGGAGGTTAATCgatttgttttttcctttatgaAATGTCCGAAAATAGGTAGCAAATTCTCATATTTACCAGGCATTGTTTGGCATCTTTGCTTGTTTTGCAGGACTAATGATGTCAAATCGGTCAGTCGAATCTTTGTTTCATAGTCATTTAATCAACAAAATCTCTTAAATACTTCACAATCTTTGACAACACTGCAGTAATACTGAAAATGCATTGTACAAATGGTGCCAAATATGAGTCTGACTGTTGTCTCTTCCTCACCGTCCCCTCTAGCAGCCTTACCATGCCCGTTTCTGAACTGTGGCTTTGCCGTGGACTTTGGTGGATTCCCTGCAGTTAATATGCCCCTCAGCGtctaacacattcacacatgcaccaatgcaaatacacacacacacacacacacacacacacacacacacacacacacacacacacacacacacacacacacacacacacacacacacacacacacacacacacacacacacacacacacacacacacacacacacacacacacacacacagtcatgtatTTACACTTCACTTGGGTTCACTAAATCCTTGGTGACTgaaatgagtgagagagagagtttgtggGTCACGTGTGAATAAACTGAAATCGATCTGTATTCAAGTGTCTGACATTttctcagtggaaaaaaagCCTCTGTAGTgtcataaatatgtataaagGATTGGTGAAGTTGAGTTACATAAAGATAGATCTACAAAAGATAGATTAAGGACACAATTTTAAAAGCTTTGGGATTATCTCAGTTGAGTAAAGTTTAGAGATAAATGAGCATGAAATTCACTGCAAACCAGTGAAAATGCTTGTggatttttgaaatatttaacacaCTAGAAAACACCAAACGACAAAAAAATCACTTCTCCCATCACTACTATTTATCTCTATAATGTATGTGAAACACTCCAGAAGGCCCCACAGTGCTCCAGAGTCCTCCGAATCCAAATCCTCCTGTCAGCTCACAACCTCAAATCTCAGGTGACTCAATCATCAAAAATATCACGGTGAGATCAGTAACAACAACATACTGTTTTCCTGGCTCCACTGTCAGTGACAATGCCGTCAAAGTTCCTGAGGTTTTATCAAGTTTGCCCAGTGTTGATAAAATATACTGAACAAATTGCCAGAGAAAGTAATTTCATCCCAGTTGATATTGTGTCTGAATCATAATggtgtttttaactgtttc contains:
- the ndrg2 gene encoding protein NDRG2; translation: MTTEMQEIAITEDKPLLTGQADSTKDAELAARILLDQGQEHSIETPHGVLHVTLHGTRTTRRPAILTFHDVGLESKSCFSTLFKFEEMQEIVKNFTLIHIDAPGQEEGAAAYPTGYQYPSMETIAEMIPAVLQFFNFRTVIGVGVGAGAYILSKFALANPDSVEGLVLVNIDTNARGWIDWAAQKLSSVTSSLTEQILCHLFSQEELSSNTELLQSHRDRIGKASNLVNIELLWKTYNSRRDLNIDRNSTFKCPVMLVVGDQAPYEEAAVECNSKMDPTTTSFLKMADAGGLPQLTQPAKLTEAFKYFIQGMGYMASSCMTRLSRSRTTSLSSSYSMDGSRSRSRTLSQGSQGGQMPPSPSQTMEVSC